Genomic segment of Kiritimatiellaceae bacterium:
AGAACCGATCTTTACCACCTGACCGTTAATAACTGCCCGTGAGCCTCGGTTTGCGCTGAGGATCACGCCTTGACACAGTATGGTCTCCTCCGGTTTAGCCGGAACTGCTTTTTCAAAAAAGGATTGCAGGCCGCTGAATTTACTTTTTTGGATTGGTTTTTTACTAAGGACAGCGGGGATCCCAGTAGTTGAAGTCCGGACCAGGCGGGCGCAGAAGAAAAATCCTCCGGCAGCCGAAGCAAACAAAAGAACAAGTAGAGACCGTTTAAGCCACGCTGGAGTGCTTTTCAAGGGAGCTTTTTCTTTCTCAGGGATTGAATTCACGATGTCTTTTCTCAATTGCCGGAAAAAATACCCTCCGCCTCAGGCTGAAGCGAACTATTTTGTGAGGGGAATGGCGTTCAATGCTATTGGTCTGAAAGAAAGTTAATCGTGGCACATGCGATGCTTTATATGATAGGGTAAAAGACACAGACAAAAATATCAGGCTTTTTGGAGAAGCAATAGGGCATTATGAATCATTATACAAACAGACAGGGAATGACGCTGGTGGAAACCCTGCTGATGGCGACCATCATAACTGTGTTAGCCGCATTTATCATCCCAGTAATTAATGTGGCTATTCGTAGCCGCGAGAATGCCGAATGCGCCCGCAAGTTGCGCACAGCGGTTCTGGCGTTCGAATCCTACGCAGCCGAGATCAGAAGCTATCCGGCAGACACAACTCCCGGGGTGATTCCGCCGGAGATGGCCAATTATTATTTTCCGTATTACAAAATAGACTGGTGGGGCGACCCCGCCGAACTGGGCGGGCAGTGGGACTGGGATAACGGCTATCATTTTGCTCTTTCGGTTTCAATTGCCGAGCCGACCAAACCATCGGCGCAGATGATAGAGTTTGACCGCCTGATAGATGACGGGAATCTCAGTTCAGGAAACTTCCGTCAAGTTGGCACACAGTATCACTATATTATTCAGCAGTGACCTCTATGAAAAAAAAACATTCCAAATCCGGCGCTACATTGATCGAAGTGTTGATTGCGGTTATGTTGATCGCAGTTGCTGCCGTGGTGATCTGCACAGGCATTTTTTATTCCTATAAAACAGTCATGCGGTCCCGCGCACGTCTTGATGCCCAAGGTATAGCTTTTGACAAACTCTGGGAGATATATAACCAGCCTCTTGACGTGATCGAGTACATGGCCTCGGCGTATAATACCGACCCGACAAGCACGTCCACACCTCCGGGAAGCGTTTTTTCAGATCAAGGATTTATCCAATGGGCGGTTGAGCCGGATCCGGATCCGGATGTCAAATATTGGAAAATCACGGTGCAGGTATGGGCCCCCAGCAACAGCCCGCTGTTTTCCGTGATTGGTGCGGATGGCACCGTGATCGCCGTCAGCCCTGAGCCTGTTGCAGAATATCAGGTGTTACGTTACGCGGTGGAGCGCTGATATGAAAATGCAGAAAAAACGGGGATTTACTTTGGTGGAGGTTTTGTTGGCCACGGCCATTTCTGTCATGGTGTTTGCCGCAATGGGAGCGCTACTAACCCGTTCTTTTACCCTCTGGATGAATGCCATGGCGAATTGGAAGCTTGCACAGCACGCGCGGGTTGCAAGGGCGCGCCTTTTGGACGGCGGGTTTGGTTCGGGAACCGGCTGGCTGTCATCTACAAATGTAATCGTTGCGAGCGCTTCCGGAGAAGCGTACGTCCAATATTATCCATTAAAAAGCAGTGGGGCCTTTTATAGTTATGGGTGGACCAATTCCGCCGCCGGGAAAGATATTCGGTTGCGTAGCGGAAGTTCCGTGTGGGCTGTGGGTCAGAATGTGGCGGCTACGAACTATGTCGGCGACGTTGATGTGGAGATGTTCAGGCTGACAGCGGTAACCAACCAAATAATTACGGCCACCTACCAACTGCGTCTTTCGGTGATGGGCAAGACGTTTACTCAGCCCTGTACGGTGAAGGCTTACCTGATCAATTAGGAACGAGGTGTTCTATGGATAAAATCGGTAAATATGACAACAAAGGCTTTGTTCTGACCGCTGTGATGATGCTTCTGCTGATCGGGTTGCTGGTGGCGGGGGCTTTTACAATTTCTGCGCGGCAGACCTTACGAACCGTTGATCGCTGGCGGGCCTATGATGAATGTCAGCTGGCGGCGCAGACGGCCTTGGAAAAGATTAAATGGAATTTATACAATGAGGTGGAGTCTGGTGCTGACGGTCTGGAGTTTTCATGGACCAATGCCATATGGATTCAGGTTCACGCTCGTGACTTTAGCACGAATGGCACAGTGGCATCTATTGTTTCTGACGCGGATCCAGCCGATCGTCTGTATTCCACTGCATACATTACCGGAACTGTAACAAACGGCACGGTTTACGGTGCTTTTGAAGAGCAGGTTATCTACGTTACCAATCGGGTAGTAGCCTCGGTCGGGGGGGTAACACGATCGTTTGAGGAGACCGTAAAGTTTGTTCTCTCTAAAACCTCTGTATTTAATAACGCTTATTTCATCAATAACTACGGCTGGTTCGAGGGCGTCGATATGGTTTTGAACGGAGATATCCGCTCGAATTTCAATATCAAATTGAATTCAACGGCACTCGTGGTGAACGGGGCCTCAATGGCCGGATGGACAAACATAGTGAGCAAAACCCCGAAAAACTGGACATGGACTGCTTACGGGACAAATACCGGACACTCTTATTTTCGCCCTGCTTTCAATGTTGATTTTAACAAAAACAATTCCGCCAGCGTGTGGTCGAACGGATACAATTACATTTCGACTGGAGTGGTTCGGTCAAACAATGTCAAAAAACTAAAAATGCCATACATTGGCAATCTGGAAGAATATAAGAATTATGCACAGGAACAAGGGGGCACAATATCCAACAATTCCGGACTGGTTGTGGCTGCTGTATTCAATGGAATCGGGCCCAGTGGCTACTCGAACATCATAGATCGGATCGGGTTGAATGGGTACACAAATGGTGTGGATCGAGGATGTTTGGTTTTAGTTGGAACAACGAACAACCCGATTCGTCTAAACGGGCCGGTTGTCATAAACAGCGATCTTATCATCAAAGGCTACTATACAGGGCGCGGAACCATTTATGCCGGTCGTAATATCCACGTCATTAGCAACCTTGTAGCAATCAACCCACCCGTGTGGCTGCATCCGGACTCCGTGACAAATTTTAACAGCACAACACTTTCAAACAACATGACAAGGGACTTTATGGGACTGTGCGCCAAAGGATCCATCATTCTTGGTGACTATACGGACAGCGGATTCCTCTCTGCTGTTGCAACCTATCTACAACCTTCTTTTACAACCGAGTATCCGGTGTCAGCAACAGATAAAGATATCGGCTACGTCTCTTCGTACAGGAACGGAACGAACTACTTCAACGGAAACTATACCCTTACCTATGGAAGTAAAGTCGGTTCGTTGGAGACAAACAGCGTGGCACGCAAGTATTACGAATCCAGTATTTCAGATGCAAAACTAAGGTCTCTATCGCCACAGCTTTCCCTCACATGGATTGACGCTGTATTGTATGACAATCATCTGATTGCAGGCAAACTTGGGGCGTCCGGCACAAATACCATGATTAACGGGGCGCTTATTTGCCGTGATGAAGCGTTGTCGCTGACAACGGGCAGCAGGGTTTATATAAACTGGGATGCCAGAATGGCTTTTCCTGAACAATTCAAGTCTCATTTGCCCATGAAGCTGTCGCAAGCCGAGACCATTCTTTGGAGGGAGGTTCCGGCACCATGAAGATGATCCATCTGCTTATATCTGGCGTTACACTCCTGTGGGCATTGCCGTTGATGGCATTCCTGCCTCCCGACGCCCCGTTTCGAAAAAATGAAATTGTTCAGCAAAGGGTGCGTGCAAGGGCGGAATACGAACAACAGCAGGCGGACTATCAAAAAGCCAAGATAGCCAGTCGCGTCCGAATAGCCGCCGCCATGAAAAAGCCGCCATGGATGCGCGCGGGCAAAACGGAAGTGAAGGGCGCGACCTCTGAAATATCACTTGAAACTGAGCGCGCGCCGCAAATAAATCATCGCTTTTTGGTGTCCGGCATGCTTTTAATTCTACTAGGTGCGGTTGCTGGTTGGGTTCGGCATGCGACAAGAGAGACCGACGAATAAAGTTTTTTAAATATGAATTTCAAACTAAAGCCATCCAGTGGAAAAGAACAGGGTCGGCGACCGGCCAACCTGCTGGCGCTCGACTTCGCCACCACCGGCGTTAAGGCCGTTCGGCTGAAAAAAAATAAAGATCATATTGCGCTGGCCGCCGCCGACATTCTGCCGCCCTGCGGCCCGAATGCGGAAGAAAGGCCTGCGCTGCCCAAACCGCTGGCCGCCTATTACGCCGCGCTGTGCGCCACCATGGATAATGTGATGCTGCGCGTGTTTGCCCAGACGATACCGGAAGAGGAAGACATCGAGGCGCTTGTGCGCGAAAATCTCAGTGTTTCAGCCGATTACCGTGTTGGCGGGCTGGTGCTTTCTCGCGCCCGAGGTAAGCGCGACAGCACGTTGTTAGGCGTGGCGGTTCCTGAAAAAACAGTCCAGCATTATCTGGAAATTTTTGCCAGCGGTGCGCCGGCACCGCATTCGCTGGAACTGTCCGGTCTGGCGGCACTTTCCGCCTTTTTGTATAACTATGGCGCGCAAACTGAAAACCAGACTGTTTGCGTTATTGAAACCGGAGCAAGCCACACCTATGCCGCCTTCCTGCACCGCAACCAGCTTCAGCTCATAAATCGTTTTGACGTTGGCGGCGATGCGCTGTTGCGGCAGGTTCAGCTTTCGCTGGGTGTGGATGCCGAAATGGCCGGCACCATTCTTGCCGGAGGTGCAGTGGATATTTCGTCCCCGATCCGGCAAG
This window contains:
- a CDS encoding type II secretion system protein, with product MKMQKKRGFTLVEVLLATAISVMVFAAMGALLTRSFTLWMNAMANWKLAQHARVARARLLDGGFGSGTGWLSSTNVIVASASGEAYVQYYPLKSSGAFYSYGWTNSAAGKDIRLRSGSSVWAVGQNVAATNYVGDVDVEMFRLTAVTNQIITATYQLRLSVMGKTFTQPCTVKAYLIN
- the pilM gene encoding pilus assembly protein PilM, with amino-acid sequence MNFKLKPSSGKEQGRRPANLLALDFATTGVKAVRLKKNKDHIALAAADILPPCGPNAEERPALPKPLAAYYAALCATMDNVMLRVFAQTIPEEEDIEALVRENLSVSADYRVGGLVLSRARGKRDSTLLGVAVPEKTVQHYLEIFASGAPAPHSLELSGLAALSAFLYNYGAQTENQTVCVIETGASHTYAAFLHRNQLQLINRFDVGGDALLRQVQLSLGVDAEMAGTILAGGAVDISSPIRQVLTPFTRQLSIYREFVERQSKGTLSAVYISGGLASSPRWQTAIKEVLGFVPQVWNPFEKIEILPGAFPEKLKGQEPRFAAAVGVALAGMEAI
- a CDS encoding type II secretion system protein yields the protein MNHYTNRQGMTLVETLLMATIITVLAAFIIPVINVAIRSRENAECARKLRTAVLAFESYAAEIRSYPADTTPGVIPPEMANYYFPYYKIDWWGDPAELGGQWDWDNGYHFALSVSIAEPTKPSAQMIEFDRLIDDGNLSSGNFRQVGTQYHYIIQQ
- a CDS encoding type II secretion system protein, whose protein sequence is MKKKHSKSGATLIEVLIAVMLIAVAAVVICTGIFYSYKTVMRSRARLDAQGIAFDKLWEIYNQPLDVIEYMASAYNTDPTSTSTPPGSVFSDQGFIQWAVEPDPDPDVKYWKITVQVWAPSNSPLFSVIGADGTVIAVSPEPVAEYQVLRYAVER